In the genome of Dermacentor variabilis isolate Ectoservices chromosome 5, ASM5094787v1, whole genome shotgun sequence, one region contains:
- the LOC142581960 gene encoding uncharacterized protein LOC142581960: MAWRPLLLLLLLLCPVQGRLALSDFVSSVTLSPTFKAKIATAGPVTATYGVSFPLELEIAGEGGEDGREALLRAAQMALEHTGVDGAACVRRAQCEAAGGRLARHGLVGEVLDLFLRGPRCGRQERSGLNCSHEFRSCPYSLFTAGGTE; encoded by the exons ATGGCGTGGCGgccgctgctgctactgctgctgcttctctGCCCGGTGCAAGGACGGCTCGCGCTCTCGGACTTCGTGTCCAGCGTCACGCTGAGCCCCACGTTCAAGGCCAAGATCGCGACCGCGGGGCCAGTGACGGCCACGTACGGCGTGTCGTTCCCGCTCGAGCTCGAGATCGCCGGAGAAGGAGGCGAGGATGGCCGCGAGGCGCTGCTGCGAGCCGCGCAAATGGCGCTGGAACACACAGGCGTGGACGGGGCCGCGTGCGTCCGCCGCGCCCAGTGCGAGGCAGCCGGGGGTCGGCTGGCGCGGCACGGGCTCGTCGGCGAGGTGCTCGACCTGTTTCTCAG AGGGCCCCGGTGCGGCCGACAGGAGCGAAGTGGCCTCAACTGCTCGCACGAGTTCCGATCTTGCCCGTACAGCCTCTTCACAGCAGGTGGCACCGAATAG